The following nucleotide sequence is from Oncorhynchus kisutch isolate 150728-3 linkage group LG29, Okis_V2, whole genome shotgun sequence.
TTAATTGATGTCATCAGCACCCGGGGAGCAATTGTTGTGGGGGTAACCCCCTTGCTCAAGAGCTGAACAGCAAATTATTCCATCATGCAGACTCAGGGATTCgaccttgcaacctttcggttactaaccGCTAGGATACCTGTCTCCCATGTCGTCTAGTTTATGTAGCTGCTATTAACATGGCGCTAGTCTGATCTCGGATCTCTGATTCAGAAATAGCTGTGAAAtaaagtgcatgtgtgtgtccatgcatgtgtgcgtgcgtgtgtgtgcggaTGAATCCAGCCCCCAAATaatttacatcagcagatgtcacaaagtgctctacagaaacccagcctaaaacccaaacagcaagcaatgcagatgtagaagcacggtggctaggaaaaactccctgaaaaggcaggaacctaggaagaaatctagagaggaacaaggctctgaggggtggccagtcatcatCTCCACCCGGGACAGGCAGAacataagagtacatggccatttaaggTCAGATAGTTTTTCATgattttcaaacgttcatagaggaccagcagggtcaaataataatcacagtggttgtagagggtgcaacaggtcagtagcCGAGCATTtggaggtcgagacagcaggtgcggtagagagagagagagagagagagagagagagagagagagagaaagaggatgattgagagtcgaaaacagcaggtctaggacaaggtaacacatccggtgaacagatcagggttccctagccacaggcagaacagttgaaactggagcagcagcatgaccaggtggactggagaaagctgggagtcatcaggccaggtagtcctgatccTAGCGCTCAGGTCCTCtgtgatgggagggagagagaaagaactagagggagcatacttaaattcacacaggacaccagtcccctggcacatagactattgcagcataaatactggagactgagacatgGGTGGATCAGGGAACACTATGGCCCCGTCCGACAATACCCCCAGGCAGGgctaaccaggcaggatataaccccacccactttcccaaagcacagcccccacacctgGATGGAAGAGCACTactagggtcaaaaccaggacaATGGTTTTGACCCTAGGCAATACCCCCAGGCAGGgctaaccaggcaggatataaccccacccactttcccaaagcacagcccccacacctgcatggaagagcactactagggtcaaaaccaggatgACGAGAAAatgagagactggggaaaagcaggagctgagacaaaacgctggttgacttgaacaaacaagatgaactggcgcagacagacagaaaacacaagtATAAATAGGGGAAAAGTGGAGAAGACGGGCGACAcctagaggggggtggagacaagcacaaggacaggtgaaacagatcagggcgtgacaaaatcggagagataggtaggagcaagtccatgtaatgctttgtagattaTCGGTATAACCTTGAATTCAGCTTTagacttaacaggaagccagtgtagagaggctaacactggagtaatatgatcaaattttggggatctagtcaagattctaacagctgtatttagcactaactaactaatactaaagtttatttagtgctttatccaggtacctggagagtagagcattgcagtagtctaatcttgagttgacaaaagcatggattcgcTTTTCAGCGTAATTTTTTTGACAAAAGGTTTTTGCAATGTTAAGATTGCAAAAGATGGGAAAAAAAACTGCTCTTTTGTGTAGTCTCAGTACTATGATAGGGTCTAAAACCAGGCTGGAGCATTTCTAAATAAAtgatttgtcttcaggaaggcagtgagttgctgagcaaaagctttttctacattttctttagtggaatgggagattcgatataggctaaTAAATAGTCAAAGAAAATTCTGTGTCAAGGTTTGACTTTTTCAGGAGAGGCTTTAtcactgccacttttagtgagtctGCCACAGATCTGGAGGATaaggagccatttattatgttcaacataggagtgcagagcacaggaagtagctctttcagtaatttagttggaatagggtccagtaggcAGCTGGAACCTTTAGAGGTCATGACTATTTTCGTGAATGCATCGAGAGATACAGGATTATGGAAACTTGTGTCTCCATTGATCTtaggtcctggcagttctgtgcagactcaggacaactgagttttggagaaatacacagattcaaagaggagtctgtaatttgctttctaatgaccATGATCTTTTCATCGAACACGttcatgaattcatcactgctgaagtgaagtccatcctctcttggggaatgctgcattttagttagctttgcgacagtatgaaaaatacattttggatagtttttattctcctcaattaggttGGAAAAGTAGGATGATCGTGCAGCAGTTGATATTGCGCAGTACTGTCTTACCCAGCCAATTGGaaaacttccagtttggtggTGCGTcttttccgttccaattttctggaagctttctTCAGGGCTTGATGTAGCTTGATGTCGTTTTTACGTTTTGGAGGACtttcttagcggatgtacaatcattgcaaattgaattatggggagGTTCAGGCCCCtgagtgaacataattgtacacttgCAAACTCGACTAAAAACaagggctgaggggcttacgttgcaaaCGTCCATTGCTTGTCTAATCATTTGGACCGCCTTCCAAGATTTACATttctaaatgtttatttttatttaacctttatttaactaggctgatGAGGATGGGGATTGGTGATGGTTTtagggattcccccaagggcataaggaAAGGGTAAGTGGACGAGGGTGTGTTTTTTTATGAGTTTGACCTGCAGCCAGGTTTTCAATTTACTCTTGAACATTGTAATAGtagcacaaggtgcaatttcgaaattgggtCGTGAATCAGTtgttttcctcttgtcatgttaatCATTGTTAACCTTAGAATGATATTTATAACCGATCAACTAGCCCATATTTTATTAGCTAGCTTTTGTagcccattgattttgttgtaatgtttgagtcactcagttAACCATGTACACATATAAtaaatggcaaaatgtgtagaattgcaggaaataagctttaaaatgCCAACAGGAGTGGTGTGAAAAGTTTGTGTCATGGACAGTGCTTGTGATGAAATGGGGGCATGAGGGAAAAAGTTTGTGTCATGGACAGTGCTTGTGATGAAATGGGGGCATGAGGGAAAAAGTTTGTGTCATGGACAGTGCTTGTGATGAAATGGGGGCATGAGGGAAAAAGTTTGTGTCATGGACAGTGCTTGTGATGAAATGGGGGCATGAGGGAAAAAGTTTGTGTCATGGACAGTGCTTGTGATGAAATGGGGGCATGAGGGAAAAAGTTTGTGTCATGGACAGTGCTTGTGATGAAATGGGGGCATGAGGGAAAAAGTTTGTGTCATGGACAGTGCTTGTGATGAAATGGGGGCATGAGGGAAAAAGTTTGTGTCATGGACAGTGCTTGTGATGAAATGGGGGCATGAGGGAAAAAGTTTGTGTCATGGACAGTGCTTGTGATGAAATGGGGGCATGAGGGAAAAAGTTTGTGTCATGGACAGTGCTTGTGATGAAATGGGGGCATGAGGGAAAAAGTTTGTGTCATGGACAGTGCTTGTGATGAAATGGGGGCATGAGGGAAAAAGTTTGTGTCATGGACAGTGCTTGTGATGAAATGGGGGCATGAGGGAAAAAGTTTGTGTCATGGACAGTGCTTGTGATGAAATGGGGGCATGAGGGAAAAAGTTTGTGTCATGGACAGTGCTTGTGATGAAATGGGGGCATGAGGGAAAAAGTTTGTGTCATGGACAGTGCTTGTGATGAAATGGGGGCATGAGGGAAAAAGTTTGTGTCATGGACAGTGCTTGTGATGAAATGGGGGCATGAGGGAAAAAGTTTGTGTCATGGACAGTGCTTGTGATGAAATGGGGGCATGAGGGAAAAAGTTTGTGTCATGGACAGTGCTTGTGATGAAATGGGGGCATGAGGGAAAAAGTTTGTGTCATGGACAGTGCTTGTGATGAAATGGGGGCATGAGGGAAAAAGTTTGTGTCATGGACAGTGCTTGTGATGAAATGGGGGCATGAGGGAAAAAGTTTGTGTCATGGACAGTGCTTGTGATGAAATGGGGGCATGAGGGAAAAAGTTTGTGTCATGGACAGTGCTTGTGATGAAATGGGGGCATGAGGGAAAAAGTTTGTGTCATGGACAGTGCTTGTGATGAAATGGGGGCATGAGGGAAAAAGTTTGTGTCATGGACAGTGCTTGTGATGAAATGGGGGCATGAGGGAAAAAGTTTGTGTCATGGACAGTGCTTGTGATGAAATGGGGGCATGAGGGAAAAAGTTTGTGAATCACTAATATATACTTTGTAATCATGCGTAAACATGCAGAGTTTGTATCTATATACTTTTCATCATATATACAGACTAGATTTATGTGGTTAGTTATATAGGTAATGTAACACAAGTATTTATTTTAGTCATATACTAGCAGTAACCATTTAAAAGTGAATGTATTAAGTATTTATTTTAATAGTAACTGAATCTGTTTATGTGGATTTATTAAGATTAATATCTTATATTACTATATTGTATTAATGTTATTTATTAATTGTCCCCTCATCTCTCATACACATGTTTCTGTAGGCAAGCCAAGTGTCCTCTAATGTGGTAGCTCAGGTTGACCACTGGAGGCTGATAATTGTGCTGTGAAGGAGACAAGGCTTCTGTGACTTATacctttgtgcgtgtgtgtgtgtgtgcgtttgtgtgtgtgtgcgtgcgtgcgtgcataaaAATAACAGTCACCAATACAGTTGATAAGAATATATTGTAAATACAGTCCATTGATTAAGAACAATACATCAAGATGTTTTCATTAAGTTTAAAAGAAGCCAAGCACATCTGTGGCCCTGAAGCCTTATCTGTAGGCTATAAGAGAACTAAACAGGTGCAATTAATACATCTCCACAGAAGTGGACCTCTGGGCTCTGAGTGGGGGTGTGTCACTTGCTGAAGTCCCATTCAAACTTGGAACCAAACAGAGAAATGGATGTTTTCTTCCCAATGGAGAATCCTGTACCCAGAAATTGTGCCTCGATCCCATCCTTGCCTACTCCAAAGCCTGTATCAGCTGCCAGACGCACTGTGGCTGTCGCCTTCCCGTGGGACACAGAGGCACCTAGGAGCTCAGCTGTGGCCATGGCTTTAACTCCTTCATTAGTTATCCCAGCAGCAACACCGGCGCTGGGCAACCTGCCCTCCACCTTCAACTCGCCACCGAGGTCTAAATGAGTCTTTCCCAATTCGTAGTCAAGGTGCCCACTAACTCCTTTTTCCTTCGATGCCATACCACCAACACCCATGTTGGCCAACTTGGTCACCGACCTCACGCCACCGATGTCTAATTCACCCTTATACACTCCTGCCTCCCCGTGccactctccttccctgtctACCTCGTGGTCATACATCGTCTCAATGGATGCCTTTACAGGTATACTTGTTTCCTCGCTCCTTTTCATCTCTTCAATGGCAGTGATGACTAGAAAGACAGATGTgggcacaggagagagagagagagagagagagatatgtaacAGCAACAAAAGTAATAGAATGACATTATGGATAAAATAATGGCCAGTCTATGAGATCAACATggttggggtagggggcagtattgggtagcttggatgaaaaacgtgcccagattaagctgcctgctactcagccgtaaaagctagaatatgcatataattagtacatttggatataaaacactctgaattttataaaactgtttgaatgatgtctatgagtataacataactcatatagcaggcaaaaacctgagaaaaaatccaaccagaaaGTGGGAAATCTAAGGTTTGCAGTTTTTCaacgataaagtgcatatttatatccaaaaatctcagtttatatTGGCGctttacgttcagtaatgttttatttccaaaacatccggtgattttgcagagagccacatcaatttacagaaatactcataataaacattgataaaagataacatacagtaggccaactcattctgttcttctgaaatacattttcttcacatCATAATGTTTATTTAGACCTGACTAAACTAACTAATGAATGTCTTTTGATGGTGTATATTCATGAATTTAttcaactttttaaaatgtagatgttccaaaggtgcaCATCATTGGCTGTATGCATAGAGACCTGGAGATGCTAAATGCATTTACGTTAAAGGTAAATTACCGGCAGCCTTTTGCATAACAATAACCGTctgacaaaatgtaatgaccgccacagccctagatacaactcaatattaggaaggtgttccttcttgtatactcagtgtacacagtcatccttttctttttttttacaacccCAACCTCACAAATACTTCTCCACATAGTGTAAGTGTGGTGACACTAAAAGTTTGTTCAGAGTAGGTTCGTTTGGTAATTACCTTTCTGCTCAGTCTGCAGCTGTTCTCAGGATTGGAATATTGAAGTGGATGTGATGTCCTGCTGTTGCTGCGCAAACATTTATAGTTAAACTTCTCTGTTGTTATTAGCCCATGAAGTCGAACCAACCAATTAGAGTTCATGGTTTTATCAGAGGAGGGGACAGGAAATGGATAGGCTGGGTACTAAACGGTTTAGCTAACATACCTCTACTTGTACAGTATAAACGGGAAAAAGAAACAAAAAAGAAGTGGGCCCCCAACATCCCATCCCACTCCTCCAAACCCACCTaaccaacatgtctccatcctcTAGCCCTATTCTATCAACACGCTTGTAGTCTGCGTCTTAGACAAATATGTTAACTTGGACTCTTACAATAACTCTGTAAAACCCAGCAGTTATTTTAAGAAGTAGAAAGTGAAAGTGTGGGAGCAACAGACTCTGTTGGGGCTGTCCCCCCCCAATCCCCTGTGGCAATTTGAACTTTGAACTCACTGTTACAATAACTCAGTCAAATCCAGCAGTGATTTCTAAGAAGTGGAAAGTGAAAGTGTGAGAGCAGAACAAGACTCTCTcgtgtgtgtggacatgtttaactatacttCTGGGGACCAAACATACTTTGACACAATAAGGGTTTCTCGTGTGAAAAATAGCTTAAAGTCTGAGTAcaatcctctcccctgtaacctTTTCCCAGGTcgttgttgtaaatgagaatgtgttctcagtcaacttatctGGTACCAgaagggttaaataaataaaaaataatgtctGCAAGAACACAAGGGGAGGTGTTGGAGCGAACCATTAAGGAGAGAGCTGAGCATTAAATAGGTCTGGTTGCAAGGACATGCACATTAAGAGAAGATGACACCCAGGCCTCATAACACCCAGGCTATACTCTATTTTTGAAAGAGTACATTAACCAAGACCATACGAACATTTATACAGAAAGAAAGATGGAAGCAAgataacttttttattttattttatttcacctttatttaaccaggtaggctagttgagaacaagttctcatttgcaactgcgacctggccaagataaagcatagcagtgtgaacagacaacacagagttacacatggagtaaacaatgaacaagtcaataacatagtagaaaaaaatgaaaaaaaagagtctatatatacattgtgtgcaaaaggcatgaggaggtaggcgaataattacaattttgcagattaacactggagtgataaatgatcagatggtcatgtacaggtagatatATTGGTGTGCTGGAGGGATTAAACAAAACAAAGAGCCCTCAGAAAAAAGTTGTTTTAACATGCCTGCACCAAGGCACATTTGGTGGCAGCAAGCCTTGTAGACAAGGCTCAAGAGGACACCCAGGTTAACACTAAAAAAAAAGGAGAGTCATTGTGGGAGGTTTTTAAAACTAAGGTAGAACATTTTTTTTCCTTTACCTTTTGTTACGgttttctggtgaaagagaggaccaaaatgcagtgtggttatCTTTATACAGCTTTAATGAAAATACAAAACGTGAAAAACTGAAACAGCCCTATTTGGTGCAACAAACAGACAGGAagaatcacccacaaaatacccaaagaatatggctgcctaaatatggttcccaatcagagacaacgataaacacctgcctctgattgagaatcactctaggcaaccatagactttcctagacaactccactaaacacaaccccacaattctaataaacccctagacaagacaagacacataaatcacccatgtcacaccctggcctaaccacaataataaagaaaacacaaaatactaaggccagggcgtgacaccttcaCAACAAAGATCtagtttgtaatctgaatatgTGCTTCATATTATCACCGAGGCAGGAGGCCTATATATTCTCATATGTGTGTTCTGATGTAGCctacattgttttattttatttgaagttATATTCCGATATTGTGATGTTTGCTCTACTGCTACATTGATGTCTTGAAAATTATATGAAATTGTCCCACAGCTGAGTATGTGTGCGCATGGCAGGTGTTCTGCAGTGTCGTCTAAACATGTTGCTGTACATTGATGTCTAGAAAATTAGACTATAAGAAATATCGGACTTGTGTAAGCCCCGTAGCTATACCCAAGTATGTGGGCATACTGCAGTGACGTATATAATGCTTTGAATTTATTAGCACCTTGGAGAGTGCTGTCCGTTTCACCACCATGGACAGTAGACTACTTGGCAGCTACGTTGTGTTTGACCCTTTTTTCTCAGTGTGTTCCGGTTCCTCAGAGCCCCccggataccccccccccccccaactcaggGTATCCAGGTCTCAACACAGGCCATCCAGGCCTCAACACAATCCAGGCCATCCCGGCCTCCCCATATGATCATAACCTTCCAGAGACCAGTTCGCACTGTGAGTGGAGGTAGAGCAAACCAGTCCTACGGATTAGATAGCACTATCCCCCAGTCCCATGGATCCCAGCACAGCGGCCTACAGGCTCCACCATCAGCCGCTACCTCGCCACCTTACCACCTGCTCCGACCCAGGGGCTGTAGTAAAGGTCAGAAAGTcaagcctacatacagtatactggaCAGACCCACGACTTCAATGGTATTCTAGAACCCAGTCGGCCCCTGACCTCCGTTGGGCACTACCAGTTTCCCGGTCAGCCCTATCCCGGCTCAGCACTACCAGTCTCCGGCTCAGCATTAACCCGGCTCAACCCTACCAGCCTCCAGCTATACCAGACTCCAGCCCCATGCTCAGCCCTACCAAACCCTGGCCCAGCTATACCAGGCTCCAGCTCAGCCCCATTAGCCTCCAGCCCAGCCATGTTAGGCCCTAGCCCAGGCCCCGGCTCAGCTCCCAGCCCAACCTTACCTGACCCCAGCTCAGCTTCCAGCCCAGCCCAACCTTACCTGACCCCAGCTCAGCTTCCAGCCTAGCCCAACCTTACCTGACCCCAGCTCAGCTTCCAGCCCAGCCCAACCTTACCTGACCCCAGCTCAGCTTCCAGCCCAGCCCAACCTTACCTGACCCCAGCTCAGCTTCCAGCCCAGCCCAACCTTACCTGACCCCAGCTCAGCTTCCAGCCCAGCCCAACCTTACCTGACCCCAGCTCAGCTTCCAGCCCAGCCCAACCTTACCTGACCCCAGCTCAGCTTCCAGCCCAACCTTACCTGACCCCAGCTCAGCTTCCAGCCCAGCCCAACCTTACCTGACCCCAGCTCAGCTTCCAGCCCAGCCCAACCTTACCTGACC
It contains:
- the LOC116358314 gene encoding uncharacterized protein LOC116358314, with amino-acid sequence MKRSEETSIPVKASIETMYDHEVDREGEWHGEAGVYKGELDIGGVRSVTKLANMGVGGMASKEKGVSGHLDYELGKTHLDLGGELKVEGRLPSAGVAAGITNEGVKAMATAELLGASVSHGKATATVRLAADTGFGVGKDGIEAQFLGTGFSIGKKTSISLFGSKFEWDFSK